One genomic region from Yersinia canariae encodes:
- a CDS encoding EmmdR/YeeO family multidrug/toxin efflux MATE transporter has protein sequence MQMDRVSGTVKLKIFCENAWYKKRKSYRVLFWREITPLAIPLFIEGLCVLLMGVFSTLLVSWLGKEAMAAVGLADSFNMLIAAFFASVALGTSVVVSFSLGQRKRKQAQTAARESISLLVLISFLLVLLVHFAGETIINLMASQADPAVKDMALIYLHLTVWNYPAMAITLVGCGALRGAGNTRLPMFINIAMNILNIIISSVLIYGLWNWQGLGFVGAGIGITLSRYLGALVVVLVLIFGANNTLRIPFKAYFMPFTSAIMFEVLSIGIPASVESVMFSIGKLITQRFVAGMGTEVIAGNFIAFSIVGLINLPGNALGYTSTIIIGTRLGKGQILQPIRQLQHIFWLSTLGVSFIALLSIPSAGFLASLYTNEPGVIDVVKHLIWINALFMPIWAAAWVLPSGLKGAKDASYTMWVALAGMWGCRIIAGYILGVTLGFGVTGVWIGMFLDWIVRGVLFYRRMSTGRWLWRYRPAA, from the coding sequence ATGCAAATGGACAGGGTTTCAGGGACTGTTAAGTTGAAAATCTTTTGCGAAAATGCATGGTATAAAAAGCGAAAATCATATCGGGTACTGTTTTGGCGTGAAATAACGCCGCTGGCAATTCCGTTGTTTATTGAAGGTTTGTGTGTGCTACTGATGGGCGTGTTTAGCACTTTGCTGGTCAGTTGGTTGGGCAAAGAAGCTATGGCTGCAGTGGGGCTTGCCGATAGTTTCAACATGTTGATTGCTGCTTTTTTTGCCTCTGTAGCGCTCGGTACGTCAGTGGTAGTGTCATTCAGTTTGGGGCAGCGTAAGCGCAAACAAGCACAAACCGCGGCACGTGAATCCATCTCTCTGTTGGTCCTAATCTCGTTTTTATTAGTGTTACTGGTGCATTTTGCCGGAGAAACCATTATCAATCTAATGGCCAGTCAGGCCGATCCCGCCGTTAAGGATATGGCGCTGATTTACCTGCATTTGACCGTATGGAATTATCCGGCCATGGCGATAACTCTGGTGGGATGCGGCGCATTACGCGGCGCGGGCAACACAAGACTGCCGATGTTTATCAATATCGCCATGAATATTCTCAATATTATCATTAGTAGTGTGCTGATTTACGGTTTGTGGAATTGGCAAGGGCTGGGTTTTGTCGGTGCGGGTATCGGCATCACACTTTCGCGCTACTTAGGTGCTCTGGTCGTGGTGTTGGTGTTGATTTTCGGGGCCAATAATACCTTACGCATTCCTTTTAAAGCCTATTTTATGCCCTTTACCTCGGCCATTATGTTCGAAGTTTTGAGTATTGGTATTCCTGCCAGTGTTGAATCGGTGATGTTTAGTATTGGGAAGCTGATTACTCAGCGTTTTGTGGCCGGGATGGGGACAGAAGTGATTGCCGGTAACTTTATTGCATTCTCAATCGTCGGGCTGATTAACTTGCCGGGTAATGCGCTGGGGTATACATCAACCATTATTATTGGAACTCGTCTGGGGAAAGGGCAGATTTTGCAACCCATTCGTCAGCTCCAACATATATTTTGGCTCTCAACTCTGGGCGTCAGCTTTATCGCTTTGCTGTCGATCCCCAGTGCCGGATTCTTGGCATCGCTGTATACCAATGAGCCGGGGGTCATAGATGTCGTTAAGCACCTGATTTGGATCAATGCGCTATTTATGCCAATTTGGGCGGCGGCCTGGGTGTTGCCCTCGGGGTTAAAAGGCGCGAAAGATGCCAGTTACACCATGTGGGTAGCACTCGCAGGAATGTGGGGATGCCGCATCATCGCTGGCTACATATTGGGCGTTACATTAGGATTTGGCGTGACTGGGGTGTGGATAGGGATGTTCCTCGACTGGATAGTGCGCGGCGTACTATTTTACCGCCGGATGTCCACAGGCCGCTGGTTATGGCGTTATCGGCCAGCGGCATGA
- a CDS encoding PTS sugar transporter — MKNVAILGSSGGNLFNLGGAYPERLLQEIYTQLHSAGVGVSAVQFIAAEQSMDVAKPTTAAAVYSITAEESDKPRISFQGQLSEVNDAVKSLDEAIAAQIRAGDIDGIIIMSADPDRSNKEAILAAIEKKIPIVGTGGTSMAMITSKGANVIATSGTTGTNSRTRAISFTASLCKHWQIKYTPVLGSGDVNMPGSDKSLLKRINIRSIMIPALPGFIAMAIVLALSHIPGLQSLNAIFELLLKGLPVIVAVIAAKQVSELDEVSIVAGVVAGVLSVEGGLIGGILGGIGAGIMVRYLFGLCLKWQFPMTTINIVAGGLSGLFSGLVMYYLLSPLALAAGDYIKLAIEATLAFSPILAGLLAGLVIWPAILGGVYHAVILPLVLLEMEKSGVSFLGAVDMVGLVMVAAGINLANVIAPREKSEAAVAAPGLLINLGFGTFVESAYPFMFSNKVVFAGAIFSAGVGGMLLGLLNIKGVAYVPAFASPFLSNNAFYMAIVMTVTLVLTCVITLLANKFVAIKKAVPESPTPGISG; from the coding sequence ATGAAAAATGTAGCAATACTTGGAAGCAGCGGGGGAAATCTGTTCAATCTCGGTGGCGCATACCCCGAAAGACTTCTACAAGAAATTTATACCCAACTTCATTCTGCGGGGGTGGGTGTCAGTGCGGTGCAATTTATTGCCGCAGAACAATCAATGGATGTGGCAAAGCCGACCACCGCCGCCGCTGTTTATTCGATAACTGCCGAGGAAAGTGATAAGCCGCGGATTAGCTTCCAAGGGCAACTGTCTGAGGTGAATGACGCGGTAAAATCCTTGGATGAGGCCATTGCGGCACAAATCCGAGCCGGTGATATCGACGGCATCATTATCATGAGTGCAGACCCCGACCGCAGTAATAAAGAAGCTATTCTGGCGGCGATAGAAAAGAAAATCCCAATCGTGGGCACGGGGGGCACCTCGATGGCGATGATTACCTCCAAAGGTGCGAATGTCATTGCTACCTCCGGCACCACAGGCACTAATAGTCGAACTCGGGCCATCTCTTTTACGGCCTCCTTATGTAAACACTGGCAGATAAAATATACCCCGGTACTGGGCAGTGGCGATGTCAATATGCCCGGTAGCGACAAGAGCCTGCTCAAAAGAATTAATATTCGTAGCATTATGATCCCAGCCTTACCCGGTTTTATCGCGATGGCCATTGTGCTGGCGCTAAGCCATATTCCGGGGCTGCAATCACTCAATGCAATTTTTGAACTGTTGCTGAAGGGGCTACCGGTTATTGTCGCGGTTATTGCGGCGAAACAGGTTTCAGAGCTGGATGAAGTGTCGATTGTTGCCGGTGTTGTTGCTGGTGTTCTGTCAGTCGAAGGTGGGCTAATTGGTGGTATTTTGGGCGGGATCGGCGCAGGTATTATGGTGCGTTACCTGTTTGGTTTATGTCTGAAATGGCAATTCCCAATGACCACTATCAATATTGTAGCGGGTGGTTTGTCCGGTTTATTCTCCGGCTTGGTGATGTATTACCTGCTCAGTCCATTGGCATTAGCCGCCGGTGATTATATTAAACTGGCTATTGAAGCGACTCTGGCATTTAGCCCAATTTTAGCCGGATTATTAGCAGGTTTGGTTATTTGGCCCGCTATTCTGGGCGGGGTTTATCACGCGGTTATATTGCCGCTGGTATTGCTGGAAATGGAAAAATCCGGTGTCAGTTTCCTTGGTGCGGTCGATATGGTCGGGCTAGTCATGGTCGCTGCAGGTATTAATCTGGCAAACGTGATTGCTCCGCGAGAAAAAAGTGAAGCCGCAGTAGCCGCGCCTGGGTTATTAATTAACTTAGGCTTTGGGACATTCGTCGAATCGGCTTATCCATTCATGTTTTCTAATAAAGTTGTCTTTGCTGGCGCAATATTCTCAGCCGGCGTAGGCGGAATGTTGCTCGGACTATTAAACATCAAAGGGGTGGCTTATGTACCCGCATTTGCCTCGCCGTTCTTATCCAATAACGCATTTTATATGGCAATAGTGATGACGGTAACGCTGGTATTGACCTGTGTCATCACGCTATTAGCCAACAAGTTTGTTGCAATTAAAAAGGCAGTACCCGAATCACCAACACCAGGGATCTCGGGCTAA
- a CDS encoding histidine biosynthesis protein, whose translation MFNADMSKKRSVAMDKVRNAIQLHGGQTILSTGITGDDARLAKAVCDSGVKLLEPNHPALALARGHNGVTNMHAAERIRHEITIGQMAEAVQGVRNVVADDIFITVGIAGGFTETVPTPVTEQDILLIAQSGADGLHTHKSSFEDLKELVDLAHKYGLTVDAYIGHPSDLHTFGIAAETPADVAEVAKQMEGLGVDMIGLMTGMSYEGVSAGDIPDVIKQRLLALVGAVSVPTLAEGGINLENAKAFKDTGVNILVVGTAIDNVVCNAAKDVVSQFITH comes from the coding sequence ATGTTCAACGCTGATATGAGTAAGAAACGTTCCGTCGCTATGGATAAAGTACGAAATGCAATTCAGTTACATGGCGGTCAAACTATTCTGAGTACTGGAATAACCGGAGATGATGCTCGCTTAGCGAAAGCAGTATGCGATTCAGGGGTGAAATTATTGGAACCTAATCACCCTGCGTTGGCATTGGCACGTGGTCATAATGGTGTGACGAATATGCATGCCGCAGAGCGCATTCGTCATGAAATAACCATTGGCCAAATGGCGGAAGCTGTGCAGGGTGTGCGTAATGTGGTCGCTGACGATATTTTTATTACAGTCGGAATTGCTGGAGGTTTTACCGAAACGGTGCCCACACCAGTGACTGAACAAGATATTTTATTGATAGCTCAATCAGGTGCGGATGGTTTACATACCCATAAATCCAGTTTTGAAGATTTAAAAGAATTGGTCGACTTAGCCCATAAATATGGTCTGACGGTTGATGCTTATATTGGTCACCCGAGCGATTTACACACATTCGGTATTGCAGCAGAAACTCCTGCTGATGTTGCTGAGGTGGCTAAACAGATGGAAGGTCTGGGTGTCGACATGATTGGTTTAATGACTGGCATGAGTTATGAAGGTGTCAGTGCGGGCGATATTCCGGATGTCATTAAACAAAGACTTCTGGCATTGGTCGGGGCGGTTTCTGTACCGACATTAGCTGAGGGGGGGATCAATCTGGAAAATGCAAAAGCATTTAAAGATACCGGCGTAAATATTCTGGTCGTCGGAACGGCCATTGATAATGTTGTGTGTAATGCGGCCAAGGATGTCGTGTCGCAATTTATTACTCACTGA
- the argG gene encoding argininosuccinate synthase: MTTILKHLPINQRVGIAFSGGLDTSAALLWMQKKGAIPYAYTANLGQPDEEDYDAIPRKAMEYGAEKARLIDCRKQLVAEGIAAIQCGAFHNTTAGVTYFNTTPLGRAVTGTMLVAAMKEDDVNIWGDGSTYKGNDIERFYRYGLLTNAELKIYKPWLDTDFIDELGGRHEMSEFMIQSGFDYKMSTEKAYSTDSNMLGATHEAKDLEFLNSSVKIVNPIMGVKFWDENVVVKAEEVSIRFERGYPVALNGVVFDDSVELMMEANRIGGRHGLGMSDQIENRIIEAKSRGIYEAPGMALLHIAYERLLTGIHNEDTIEQYHANGRVLGRLLYQGRWFDPQALMLRDSAQRWVASEITGEVTLELRRGNDYSILNTVSENLTYKPERLTMEKGDSVFSPDDRIGQLTMRNLDITDTREKLFNYVETGLLSSSATTGLPQVDNNNLAARGLQNKSN; the protein is encoded by the coding sequence ATGACAACTATTCTCAAACACCTTCCTATTAATCAGCGTGTTGGTATTGCTTTTTCCGGTGGTTTGGACACCAGTGCAGCATTGCTGTGGATGCAGAAAAAAGGGGCAATTCCTTACGCCTATACGGCTAATCTGGGTCAGCCTGATGAAGAGGACTACGATGCCATTCCGCGTAAAGCGATGGAGTACGGTGCAGAGAAAGCCCGCCTGATTGATTGCCGTAAACAACTGGTTGCCGAAGGGATTGCCGCCATTCAATGTGGGGCATTCCATAACACCACGGCGGGTGTCACTTACTTCAACACCACGCCATTGGGCCGTGCCGTTACCGGGACGATGTTAGTGGCCGCAATGAAAGAAGACGACGTGAATATTTGGGGTGATGGCAGCACTTACAAAGGTAACGATATTGAGCGTTTCTATCGTTACGGTCTGCTGACCAATGCTGAATTGAAAATTTATAAGCCGTGGCTGGATACCGACTTTATCGATGAACTCGGTGGTCGTCATGAAATGTCCGAATTTATGATTCAATCCGGTTTCGATTACAAAATGTCGACCGAAAAAGCCTATTCCACTGACTCCAACATGTTGGGCGCCACTCACGAAGCCAAAGATTTGGAATTCCTGAACTCCAGCGTCAAAATCGTTAACCCGATTATGGGCGTAAAATTCTGGGACGAGAATGTGGTCGTGAAAGCGGAAGAAGTCTCTATCCGTTTTGAGCGTGGTTATCCGGTTGCATTAAATGGTGTGGTATTTGACGACAGTGTCGAGCTGATGATGGAAGCCAATCGCATCGGCGGTCGTCATGGTTTGGGTATGAGCGACCAAATTGAAAACCGAATCATCGAAGCCAAAAGCCGTGGTATTTACGAAGCTCCGGGGATGGCATTGCTGCACATCGCTTATGAACGTCTGCTGACCGGTATTCATAATGAAGATACAATTGAGCAATACCATGCTAATGGCCGTGTTCTGGGCCGTCTGCTGTATCAAGGCCGTTGGTTCGATCCGCAAGCGCTCATGTTGCGTGACTCGGCTCAGCGCTGGGTTGCCAGCGAAATCACCGGTGAAGTGACACTGGAACTGCGCCGTGGCAATGATTACTCCATCCTGAATACTGTGTCTGAGAATCTGACTTACAAACCAGAGCGCCTGACCATGGAGAAAGGTGATTCGGTATTCTCACCAGACGACCGTATCGGCCAATTGACCATGCGTAACCTGGATATCACCGATACCCGCGAGAAATTGTTCAACTATGTTGAAACAGGATTACTGTCATCTTCTGCAACAACAGGTTTACCGCAGGTGGATAACAATAATCTGGCCGCACGTGGGTTACAGAATAAGAGTAATTAA